The segment TCAAATGGGGTTTTCTAATTTAGTATATCCAGGAGCAAATCACACACGTTTTCACCATGCAATTGGTTGTATGCATTTAATGCAAAAAGCAGTTAGAGTTTTACGTTTTAAACAAATAGAAATCTCTAATGAAGAAGAAAATGCGCTTTATATTGCTATTTTATTACATGATATTGGTCACGGAGCTTTTTCTCATGCACTAGAACATAGCATTGTAAATGGAATCTCACATGAAGAAATTTCTTTAAAATTTATGAAGAAATTAAATGATGAATTTGATGGGAAACTAAAGTTAGCTATAGAAATTTTTGAAGGAAAATATCATAGAAAATTTCTTTGCAAACTTATTTCTAGTCAGTTAGATATAGATCGATTAGATTATTTAAAACGCGATAGTTTTTATACAGGAGTTACAGAAGGGAATATTTCATCAGACAGATTAATTGCTATGATGAATGTAAAAGAGGATGAATTAGTAATCGAAAAAAAAGGAATTTATTCTGTTGAAAAATTCTTAATTGCAAGAAGATTAATGTATTGGCAAGTGTATTTGCATAAAACGGGTTTGGTTGCAGAAAACATGTTGGTAAATGTTTTAAAAAGAGCCAAAGAATTAGCCGAAAAAGGAGTAGAACTGTTTGCTACTTCATCTTTAAAATATTTTTTATATAATGAAATATCACAAGATAATTTTACAGGTAAAACATTAGAAATGTTCTCTAAATTAGATGATTATGATGTGTTGTCTGCAATAAAAGAATGGACAAATCATGAGGATAAGATATTATCACTTTTATCAAAAATGATTGTTGATAGAAAATTGCTACGTGTAGAAATTCAACAAGATAAATTTGAAGAAAATTATATCAATAAAAGGAGAAAGAAAGTTTCAAAAAAGTTTGATATCACTACTGAAGAAGCAACCTTTTTTGTTTTTTCTCAAAGAATAAGCAATCAAGCTTATAGTTCAGGAAAACCAATTTATATTTTAAATAAAAACGGAAACTTATTGGATATAGCAAAAGCTTCAGACCAATTAAATTTACAAGCTTTAACAAATCCTGTTGTAAAACACTTTATTTGTTATCCAAAATAAGAATGATATTAGCCAAATCGTTATAATTTTTATATTTTTGCCTTTAATGAAATTTACAGCACAACAAATAGCAGACATTTTAGAAGGTGATGTGGTGGGGAACCCTAATGAAGAAGTTTCTACTGTTTCTAAAATTGAAGAAGGAAAAGTAGGTTCTTTAACTTTTTTATCTAATCCAAAATATAATTCTTTTTTATATACCACAAAAGCCTCTATTACTATTGTTAGTAAAGGTTTTATTGTTGAAAAAGAAATTAATACTACGTTAATTGAAGTAGATAATCCATATAAATCTTTTTCGAAGTTATTGGAATTCTATAATGAAGTAAAAAATAATAAAACAGGAAGAGAGCAACCTCATTTCATCTCAAATTCTGCAAAAATTGGTGCTAATGAATATATTGGTGCATTTGCATATATTGGAGAAAATGTAAAAATTGGAGAAAATGTAAAAATTTATCCAAATTCTTATATAGGTGATAATACAGTAATTGGTGATAATAGTGTTATTTTTTCTGGTGTTAAAATTTATTCAGAAACACAAATAGGAAATAATTGTAAAATTCATTCAGGAGCTGTAATAGGCTCAGATGGTTTTGGTTTTGCTCCTGATGAAAATGGAGAGTATAAAACGATTCCTCAAATAGGAAATGTAATTATTGAAGATAATGTAGATATAGGTGCTGCATGTACTATAGATAGAGCTACTATGGGGTCTACTATTATTAGAAAAGGTGTTAAATTAGACAATCAAGTTCAAATTGCACACAATGTAGAAGTTGGTAGAAATACTGTAATCGCTTCTCAAACAGGTGTTTCTGGTTCAACAAAAATTGGAGAAAATTGTATGATTGGTGGGCAAGTAGGTATTAATGGACATATTAAAATTGGCAATAATGTAAAAGTTTTAGGTCAGACCGGTGTTACAAAAAGTTTAAAAGACAATGAAATGGTATACGGAACCCCAGCATTAAATTCTAGAGATTTTAATAGAAGTTATGTGTACTTTAAAAATTTACCAAAGATAGTATCAAAAATAACTAATTTAGAAAAAGAGTTGACGGCTCAAAATTTAAAGTAATGAGTAAGAAACAAAAAACAATACAAAAAGAAGTAAGTTTATCTGGTGTAGGTTTACATACAGGAAAAAAAGTAACCATGACGTTAAAGCCAGCGCCAGTAAATCATGGTTTTGCATTTAGTAGAGTAGACCTAGAAGGTGCTCCAACAATACAAGCAAGAGCAGAATATGTTACAAATACTCAAAGAGGAACAAATTTAGAGAAAAACGGAGTTCAAATTCAGACTTCAGAGCATGTTTTAGCGGCTGCTGTTGGTTTAGATATAGATAATTTACTAATTGAAATTGATGCTTCTGAGCCTCCAATTATGGATGGTTCTTCCAAGTTTTTTATAGCTGCTTTAGAGAAAGCTGGTATTAAAGAACAAGATGCAGATATTGAAGAGTATATCGTAAAAGAAATTATTTCTTTTAAAGATGAAGAATCTGGAAGTGAAATTATTTTAATGCCTTCAGACGAATATCAAGTAACAACCATGGTAGATTTTGGGACCAAAATTTTAGGGACTCAAAATGCAACATTAAATAAAATATCTGATTTTAAAGCAGAAATTGCAGATGCTAGAACGTTCAGTTTTTTACATGAAATTGAAATGTTGTTAGAAAACGACTTAATTAAAGGAGGCGATTTAAACAATGCCATTGTATATGTAGACAAAGAATTGTCTGAAAGTACCATGCAAAAATTAAAGAAAGCCTTTAATAAAGATAACATTACTGTAAAATCAAATGGAATTTTAGATAACTTAACTTTACATTGGGCAAATGAAGCTGCAAGGCATAAGTTATTAGATGTTATTGGAGACTTAGCTTTAGTAGGTACAAGAATAAAAGGTAAAATAATTGCGAATAAACCTGGCCACGGTGTAAATACTAATTTTGCAAAAAAATTAGCTAAGATTATCAAGGCAGAAAAAAGAAACAATGTTCCTTCCTACGATTTGAACTTACCTCCATTATTGGATATTCATCAAATTATGGATATTCTACCTCACAGACCTCCTTTTTTGTTGATTGATAGAATTATTGAACTTTCAGAAACACATGTAGTTGGTATGAAAAATGTTACAATGAACGAAAATTTCTTTGTAGGCCATTTTCCAGGAGCGCCAGTAATGCCGGGTGTTTTACAAGTTGAAGCCATGGCACAATGTGGAGGCGTTTTAGTCTTAAATACCGTTCCAGATCCAGAAAATTATCTTACTTATTTCATGAAAATGGACAAAGTAAAGTTCAAACAAAAAGTATTACCTGGAGATACTTTAATTTTTAAATGTGAATTAATTGCACCAATAAGAAGAGGAATTTGTCACATGCAAGCATATGCGTATGCAAACGGTAAATTAGTTGCTGAAGCAGAACTAATGGCTCAAATTGCTAGAAAAAAATAAACTATGAATCAACCATTAGCGTATGTTCATCCGCAAGCAAAAATAGCAAGAAATGTAGTCATAGAGCCTTTTACTACAATTCATAACAATGTAACCATTGGTTCTGGAACATGGATTGGTTCTAATGTAACCATCATGGAAGGTGCTAGAATTGGTAAAAATTGTAGAATTTTTCCAGGAGCAGTAATTTCAGGAATTCCTCAAGATTTAAAATTTGATGATGAAGAAACTACGGTAGAAATTGGCGATAATGTTACCATACGAGAATGTGTTACGATTAATAGAGGAACTTCAGATAGAATGAAAACCAAAATTGGTGACAACTGTTTGATTATGGCTTATTGCCACGTTGCGCACGATTCTTTTGTTGGCGACAATTGTATTTTTTCAAACAATACAACACTTGCAGGTCATGTTACGATTGGAGACAATGTAGTTTTGGCAGGTATGGTTGCAGTGCATCAATTTGCTTCTGTTGGTAAACATGCATTTGTTACAGGGGGGTCTTTGGTTAGAAAAGACGTTCCTCCCTATGTAAAGGCGGCACGTGAACCTTTGTCTTATGTAGGTATTAATTCTGTGGGATTAAGAAGACGTGGATATTCAACCGAAAAAATTAGAGAAATCCAGAATATATATAGAATTCTATTTCAAAAAAATTACAATTATACGCAAGCAATTGATATTATTGAAGCTGAAATGGAAGCTACTACA is part of the Polaribacter sp. SA4-10 genome and harbors:
- a CDS encoding HD domain-containing protein, which encodes MKKTKPNKLKILNDPIYGFIQIPNTLIFDIIEHPYFQRLRRITQMGFSNLVYPGANHTRFHHAIGCMHLMQKAVRVLRFKQIEISNEEENALYIAILLHDIGHGAFSHALEHSIVNGISHEEISLKFMKKLNDEFDGKLKLAIEIFEGKYHRKFLCKLISSQLDIDRLDYLKRDSFYTGVTEGNISSDRLIAMMNVKEDELVIEKKGIYSVEKFLIARRLMYWQVYLHKTGLVAENMLVNVLKRAKELAEKGVELFATSSLKYFLYNEISQDNFTGKTLEMFSKLDDYDVLSAIKEWTNHEDKILSLLSKMIVDRKLLRVEIQQDKFEENYINKRRKKVSKKFDITTEEATFFVFSQRISNQAYSSGKPIYILNKNGNLLDIAKASDQLNLQALTNPVVKHFICYPK
- the lpxD gene encoding UDP-3-O-(3-hydroxymyristoyl)glucosamine N-acyltransferase; translation: MKFTAQQIADILEGDVVGNPNEEVSTVSKIEEGKVGSLTFLSNPKYNSFLYTTKASITIVSKGFIVEKEINTTLIEVDNPYKSFSKLLEFYNEVKNNKTGREQPHFISNSAKIGANEYIGAFAYIGENVKIGENVKIYPNSYIGDNTVIGDNSVIFSGVKIYSETQIGNNCKIHSGAVIGSDGFGFAPDENGEYKTIPQIGNVIIEDNVDIGAACTIDRATMGSTIIRKGVKLDNQVQIAHNVEVGRNTVIASQTGVSGSTKIGENCMIGGQVGINGHIKIGNNVKVLGQTGVTKSLKDNEMVYGTPALNSRDFNRSYVYFKNLPKIVSKITNLEKELTAQNLK
- a CDS encoding bifunctional UDP-3-O-[3-hydroxymyristoyl] N-acetylglucosamine deacetylase/3-hydroxyacyl-ACP dehydratase, with protein sequence MSKKQKTIQKEVSLSGVGLHTGKKVTMTLKPAPVNHGFAFSRVDLEGAPTIQARAEYVTNTQRGTNLEKNGVQIQTSEHVLAAAVGLDIDNLLIEIDASEPPIMDGSSKFFIAALEKAGIKEQDADIEEYIVKEIISFKDEESGSEIILMPSDEYQVTTMVDFGTKILGTQNATLNKISDFKAEIADARTFSFLHEIEMLLENDLIKGGDLNNAIVYVDKELSESTMQKLKKAFNKDNITVKSNGILDNLTLHWANEAARHKLLDVIGDLALVGTRIKGKIIANKPGHGVNTNFAKKLAKIIKAEKRNNVPSYDLNLPPLLDIHQIMDILPHRPPFLLIDRIIELSETHVVGMKNVTMNENFFVGHFPGAPVMPGVLQVEAMAQCGGVLVLNTVPDPENYLTYFMKMDKVKFKQKVLPGDTLIFKCELIAPIRRGICHMQAYAYANGKLVAEAELMAQIARKK
- the lpxA gene encoding acyl-ACP--UDP-N-acetylglucosamine O-acyltransferase — its product is MNQPLAYVHPQAKIARNVVIEPFTTIHNNVTIGSGTWIGSNVTIMEGARIGKNCRIFPGAVISGIPQDLKFDDEETTVEIGDNVTIRECVTINRGTSDRMKTKIGDNCLIMAYCHVAHDSFVGDNCIFSNNTTLAGHVTIGDNVVLAGMVAVHQFASVGKHAFVTGGSLVRKDVPPYVKAAREPLSYVGINSVGLRRRGYSTEKIREIQNIYRILFQKNYNYTQAIDIIEAEMEATTERDEIIQFIKDSHRGIMKGYFKSN